The nucleotide sequence GCCGTAGGAGGTGAGGAACAGGTGCGTGCCGTAGCGGTCCACCTTCGGCCGCTGGTGGTCGTGCACCGCGTCCTCCAGCGCCAGCGGGTGCAGCCCGAACTCCTCGGAGAGCACCACCAGGTCGTCCAGCTCGGGGTCGAGCAGGTCCAGCCACACCACCACCCGGTCGTCGCCCAGGTGGTCGCTGATCTGCTCCACCGGGAAGCCCTCGGACTCCAGCACCCCGTCGCGGTACAGCCGGGTGCGGGCGTCGCAGCGGGTGGGGGTCTGCGCGCACGCGCGGCCTGGCTCGATGTCGATCACTGCGCCAGTGTGCCAGCCGCGGTCCCACTGAGCAGGTCCGGACGTTGACCGTCGGTGATCGTGGTGCGACGGTCCCAGGCGTGACCCCGCCAGCGCTGACGACGAGCTTGGTCGAGCAGCTGCTCGCCATCGAGGAGATCAAGCGGCTCTTCGCCCAGCGCCTGCGGGTGATGGACACCAAGCAGTGGGACCACTACGGCGAGCTGCACACCGCGGACGTGGTCAGCGAGGCCTACGTGGGCCGGCAGGTGATCGGTCGCGAGGCCCTCACCCGGGCCATCCGCACCACCCTGGACGGCCCCACCACCGTCACCAGCGTGCACCACGGGCACACCCCCGAGATCGTGCTGGACTCCGACACCACCGCCCACGGCACCTGGGCGATGGAGGACAAGCTCTGGTGGCGCAACGGGGACCAGGACGAGCTGCTGCACGGCTTCGGCCATTACCACGAGCAGTACCGCAAGGTGGACGGCGCGTGGCTGATCAGCCACCGCAGGCTCACCCGGCTGCGGGTGGACACCACCCCCGGCTTCTACGACTACCGGAGCGCATCGACGTGACTTCCAGCCTGGCCACCTCCCCCCTCGCCCGCCCGCTCTCGGTGCGGTCGCTGCAGCTGCCCAACCGGGTGGTGATGTCGCCGATGACCCGGCAGCACTCCCCCGGCGGGGTGCCCGGGCCGGACGTGCTCGACTACTACCGTCGCCGGGCCGCGGGCGGCACGGGCCTGGTGGTCACCGAGGGTGTGGCCGTCGACCACCACAGCGCGGTGGACAGCGACAACGTGCCCAACCTGCACGACCCGGCCGCCCTCGAGGGGTGGCGGCACGTGGTGGAGGCGGTGCACGCCGAGGGCGGCCGGATCATCCCGCAGCTGTGGCACGTGGGTCCGTTGTGGGGCGCGATGAACGCGGTGGACTCCCACGCGGTGTCCATGCGTCCCTCCGGCACCTGGGGCAAGGTCGGGCGCACCGTCTACCCCGAGGCCTACATCGAGGCTGCCTCGGTGCCCACCTCGGCGATGACCGACGACGACATCACCGCGGTGATCGATGCCTTCGCCCGCTCCGCCCGCAACGCCATGGACGTGGGCTTCGACGGCGTCGCCGTGCACGGCGGCCACGGCTACCTGCTGGACGCCTTCCTGTGGGACTCCACCAACACCCGCACCGACCACTGGGGTGGTGACCTGGTGTCCCGCACCCGCTTCCCGGCGGAGGTGGTGCGCGCCATCCGCGCCGCCATCGGCACCGACGCTGCCCTGTTCTTCCGCTTCTCCCAGCACAAGCAGCAGGACTACACCGCTCGCACCGCCCAGACCCCCGAGGAGCTCGGCGTGGTGCTCGGCGCACTGGTCGAGGCGGGGGCGGACGTCCTCGACGCCAGCGCCCGCTACTTCGACGCGCCCGCGTTCGACGGCAGCGACCTCACCCTGGCGGGGTGGGCCAAGAAGCTCACCGGCGCGCTGAGCATGGCGGTGGGCAGCGTGGGGCTGACCGCCTCGCTGCGCGACGCCGCGCCCGCGCTGCCGGCCAGCCTGGACGGGCTGCTGGAGCGCCTGGGCGCCGACGAGTTCGACCTGGTCGCCGTGGGCCGGCTGCACCTGGCCGACCCGGCCGTGGCCGGCACGCTGGTCTCCGGCGCCGACCTGCCGCTGTTCAACCCCCGCGAGCACCTGCGCCGGCTGTACTGACCCACTCGCTGTGCTGGGGCACTCGCTCTGCTGGGCCGTGCCGCCGGCGTCCGCCGGGCGACGCCACCTGCGCCCCTTAGGCTGAGCCGATGAGCGCACGCGCAGCCGTCGTCGTCACCGGCACCGAGGTTCTCACCGGTCGGGTGGCCGACCGCAACGGCCCGTGGCTGGCCGAGCAGCTCCGCCTGCTCGGGGTGGACATCAGCCACACCGTGGTGGTCGGCGACCGCCCCGGCGAGCTGACCGCCGCGCTGTCCTTCGCGGTGAGCACCGGCGTCGACCTGGTGATCACCAGTGGCGGCCTGGGGCCCACCGCCGACGACCTCACCGCCGCCGTGGTCGGCGAGTTCCAGGGCCGGCAGTCGCGGCTGGACCCCCAGCTGCAGCAGCGGGTGGCCGCGATCATCGAGCGACTCTCCGCCCGACTGCGCTGGAACATCGACGCCGAGGCCGCCGCCGCCGGGATCCGCAAGCAGGCGATGGTCCCCGAGGGCGCCGAGGTGCTCGAGCCGGTGGGCACCGCCCCCGGGCTGGTGGTCCCGGTGGCCGAGGGCCGCAGCGGCCCGCCCGTGCTGGTGCTGCCGGGCCCGCCGCGTGAGCTGCAGGGGATGTGGCCGGCCGCGGTGGCCTCGCCGCTGGTGCGCACCGCGCTCGCCGAGCGGGCCGAGCTGCGCCAGCAGACGCTGCGCCTGTGGGGCGTGCAGGAGCCCGAGCTGGCCGCCACCCTGCGTGGCCTGGACGACGTGCTGGGCGACCTCGAGGTGACGACCTGCCTGCGGGGCGGCGAGCTGGAGGTGGTCACCCGCTACGAGCCGGACGCCGAGGAGGCCTACCAGCGGCTGGCCCGCACCATGGCCGACACCTACCCCCACGCGGTGTACTCCACCGACGGGTCCACCGTGGACGACCAGGTGGCCGACCTGCTGGACGGGCGGGGCTGGACCATCGCCACCGCCGAGAGCTGCACCGCGGGCCTGCTGGTGGCCCGGCTGACCAACCCGCCCGGTTCCTCGGTGCGCGTGCTGGGCGGGGTCGCGGCGTACGCCAACACGGTGAAGAGCGGCGTGGTGGGGGTGCCGGCCGAGCTGGTCGAGGCGGTCGGCGCGGTGAGCAAGGAGGTCGGCGAGGCGCTGGCCACCGGCGTGCGCGAGCGGCTGGGGGCCGACGTCGGGGTGGGCATCACCGGGGTGGCCGGGCCCGGCGGCGGCACGCCGGAGAAGCCGGTGGGCCTGGTGCACCTGTGCGCCAGCAGCCCGGAGCGCACGCTGAGCCGCGAGATCCGGGTGCCGGGCTCGCGGGCCGACGTGCGGGAGCGCTCGGTCACCGTGGCCATGCACCTGCTCCGCGAGCTGCTCAGCTGAGCGCCAGTCCCAGCGCGAACCGCAGCGAACGACCACCGAACCTCGACGACCGCGCGCACCACTGCGGCGCTCCTACCAGCGGTTTTGCGCAGTACAGTGAGGAAGCCGGCGCGTGCGCGTGCCGGCTGTTCCACCGGTGAGCAGCTCCTCTGGCGCGGCCCGGAGGACGGCCAACCAGCTGCTCCTCCCGCGAGGGATCGGCTCCGCCAACGGCGGCGCACCGCGAGCACGACCCGGTTCCTCGACCGGCCCCTCCAGGGCCGCGCGAGACAAGGACCACGCCATGTCGTTCTGGGAAGTCTTCTGGTACATCGTCATCGTCTTCGGGTTCATCGCCTACCTGGTGATCCTGTTCTCCATCTTCGCGGACCTCTTCTCCGACCACGAGACCAGTGGCGGGGCGAAGGCGGCCTGGGTGGTCTTCCTGCTGCTCTTCCCCGTCCTCACCTCCCTGGTGTACCTGGTCGTCCGGGGGGACGGGATGGCCCAGCGCTCCCGCCGGTCGATGCAGGCCGAGCAGCAGCGCGAGGCGGCCTACATCAGGCAGGTCGCCGGCACCTCGCCGGCAGAGCAGATCGAGACCGCGCGCCGGTTGCTCGACGCGGACGTCATCAGCCGGGAGGAGTTCGACTCGCTCAAGGCGCACGCACTGGCCGGCGTACGGACTGGTGCCGGTAGCTCCGACGCCCCCCAGGCACCAGCGACGGACGGGGCGGGGGCGACCACCGACACCGCGGCCGGACCGACCGTCTCGGCGCGCTGACACCCCGGGCGGCTGGGCTCGCGAGAATTGCTCTCACGTTGACCGCCCGAGCGCACCGCGCGTACCGTCGATCAGGTCGGAGAAGATGCTCTCGGCAACGGCCATTAGGGCGTTGACCAGGCGATTTGTACGATAGTTGTCCGTTCTGGACAGAAATGATAATTGCAGGACATTCGCGTCCCGTCATCCTTTCCGGCCATTCTTGGCCAGGTTGACGCATTCTTCTCGCTTAGCGGTGAAGCCAATCTTGAACAGCAGCACGACCCTGCTGTCCCGCCGGGGCTCCAGCACCACGTGCCGTGCCCGCCCCCTGTGCGCACCCGGTGGCTCAGCCGTCCACCCGGGCCCAGTCCCTACCGGCAGGAGAGAGCGATGCATCTGACCCCGCGAGAGATGGACAAGCTGACGATCTACATGGTCGCCGAGGTGGCGCAGCGCCGGAAGGACAAGGGCCTCAAGCTGAACCATCCCGAGTCGGTGGCGATCATCACGGCCGCCGCGCTGGACGGTGCTCGTGAGGGCAAGACCGTGGAAGACGTCATGCACAGCGCCGCCCACGTGCTCACCGCCGACGACGTGATGCCCGGCGTCAGCGACATGATCGAGCAGATCCAGGTCGAGGCCGTGTTCGTGGACGGCAGCCGGCTCGTCACCGTGCACAACCCCATCCAGTGACTGCCCGCCCACCCACCTGAGGTCGTCCCACTCGAGGAGCACGCATGTCCAACCCCCAGAAGTCCGGAGCCACCACCGAGGGAAACCAGGCCCCCGTCGGGGGCTACGTCCTGCGCGAGGAGCCGGTCGAGCTGAACGCAGGCCGCGAGCGCAAGACCGTCACGGTCAAGAACACCGGCGACCGGCCCGTCCAGGTCGGCTCGCACTTCCACTTCATGGAGGTCAACCGCGCCCTGTCCTTCCCCCGCGCCGAGACCTTCGGGTGGCGCCTGGACATTCCTGCCGGAACGGCCATCCGCTTCGAGCCGGGTGACCAGAAGGACGTCCCCCTGGTCCCGTTCGCCGGCAAGCAGCGGGTGCACGGCTTCAACGACCTGGTCAACGGCTGGGCCCCGGTCGAGGCCGGCTACCGGCCGCGCGCCGCCGAGGCCGCCCAGCGCGCCAAGGAGCTCGGCTTCTCCGGCAGCTGACCTCGACCCTGCTCAGACCCCTGATCGTTGAAAGGACAGACCACATGGCTGAGATTTCGAGGCTCGAGTACTCCGGGCTGTTCGGCGCCACCACCGGGGACAAGATCCGTCTGGGCGACACCGACCTGTACGTGGAGGTGGAGCAGGACCTGCGGGTGATCGGCGACGAGATCATCTACGGCGGCGGCAAGACCTTTCGCGACGGCATGGGCTCGGACGCCTCGGCGACCAGCGAGAACGACGCCCTCGACCTGGTGATCACCAACGTGGTGGTGGTCGACCCGACCATCGGCGTGGTGAAGGCCGACGTCGGCATCAAGAACGGCCGCATCGCCGGCGTGGGCAAGGCGGGCAACTCCTCCACCATGGCCGGCGTCACCGTGGGGATGACCACCGGGACCGGCACCGACTCCATCTCCGGCGAGAAGATGATCCTCACGGCCGCCGCCACCGACGCCCACGTGCACATGATCGCGCCGCAGCAGGCCGAGGCCGCACTGAGCAACGGCATCACCACCCTCTTCGGCGGCGGCATGGGTCCCACCGACGGCACCAACGGCACCACCATCACCGCAGGCACCTACAACCTGGCGCAGATGCTGCGCGCCTACGAGGGGATCCCGATCAACATCGGGCTGTGCGGCAAGGGCAACAGCTCCAACCCGCGCTCGCTGGCCGAGCAGATCATCAATGGCGCCGCCGGGTTCAAGATCCACGAGGACTGGGGGTCCACGCCGTCCGCCGTCCGAGCCTGCCTGGCGGTGGCCGACGAGCAGGACGTCGGCGTAGCCATCCACACCGACACCCTCAACGAGTCCGGCTACGTGGAGGACACCATCGCCGCCTTCGAGGGCCGGACGATCCACACGTACCACACCGAGGGAGCCGGCGGCGGGCACGCGCCCGACCTGCTGCGCGTGGCCAGCTACAACAACGTGCTGCCCAGCTCGACCAACCCGACCATCCCCTACGGCATCAACTCCCAGGCCGAGCTCTTCGACATGATCATGGTCTGCCACAACCTCAACCCCAAGGTCCCCTCGGACGTCGCCTTCGCCGAGAGCCGGGTGCGGCCGGAGACCATCGGGGCGGAGAACGTGCTGCACGACATGGGCGCCATCTCCATCATCAGCAGCGACTCCCAGGCCATGGGACGCGTCGGGGAGTCGTTCCTGCGCGCCATCCAGCTGGCCGACGCCATGAAGAAGGCCAGGGGCAAGCTCCCCGAGGACGCGGCCGGCAACGACAACTTCCGCGTGCTGCGCTACCTGGCCAAGGTGACGATCAACCCGGCGCTGGCGTGGGGCACCGCGCACGTCCTCGGGTCCATCGAGACGGGCAAGATGGCCGACCTGGTGCTGTGGGAGCCGGCCTTCTTCGGGGCCAAGCCCAAGATGGTGATCAAGGCCGGGGTACCGAGCTGGTACGCCATGGGCGACCCGAACGCCTCGCTGCCCACCCCGGAACCGGTCATCTACCGGCCGATGTACGGAGCGATGGGCAAGGCGCTGGGCGCGACCACCATCTCCTTCGTCTCCCAGGCCGCGATGGACAACGACATCAAGGAGCGCCTCGAGCTGGACCGCATCGTCCTGCCGGTGCGGCACTGCCGGGAGCTGACCAAGCAGGACATGGTCCGCAACACCGCCTTGCCTGACATCGAGGTCGATCCGGAGACCTTCGCGGTGAAGGCCGACGGCGAGCACGTCTACGCCGAGCCGGCACAGTCGCTGGCACTCAACCAGCTGCACTTCTTCAGCTGAGGAGGACCGTTGTCACACACCACGCACCAGAGCGGGACGCACCAGACCGGGCCGGCCCACCCGACCCAGCCGCTGCGGGTCGAGGCGATCCTGGGCAACACCAGCGACGAGAGCTGGCAGCGACAGCTGGCGAGCGCCACCGTGGACGTGCTCGCCCTGGACCAGTGGGAGGCGCAGAAGAGCCGGCTGCGCCGGACCACGGAGGACGGGCAGGAGGTCACGCTGTCGCTGGAGCGCGGCGCCCAGCTGCGCGACGGCGACGTGCTGGCCTGGGACGAGCCCAGCGCCACTGCCGTGGTCGCACGGATCGACCTCAAGGACGTCCTGGAGGTGGACCTGGCCGGGGTGCTCGGACAGGCTCCGGAGACGGTGGTGCAGACCTGCCTGGAGCTCGGCCACGCCTTGGGCAACCAGCACTGGCCCGCGGTGGTCAAGGGCACCAAGGTCTACGTCCCGCTCACCGTGGACAAGGCGGTGATGGGCTCGGTGATGCGGACCCACGCCTTCGAGGGGGTCAGCCACAGCTTCCTGCCCGGCGCCGAGGTCATCCCCTACCTGGCCCCGCACGAGGCGCGGCGGCTGTTCGGCGCCGCTGCGCGCGAGGGCGAGGGCCACACCCATGACCCGCTCGCCTGAGACGGGCCCGGACGCCATCACCCGCACCATGCGGGTGATGGAGTTCGGTGACTCGATGCTGCCGATCGGGGCCTTCTCCTTCTCCAGCGGCCTGGAGTCAGCGGTCGCCCAGCAGGAGGTGACCGGCCCGGAGAGCCTGCGGGAGTACGTCCACACCGCCACCCACCAGGCGGCGACCGGGGACGGGGTCGCGGTGCTGCAGGCGCACCGGGCGGCGCTGGCCGGGGACTTCGCCGGTGTGCTCAGCGCCGACCACGCGGTGACCGTGCGCAAGCTCAACGAGGAGACCCGGCTGATGTCGGTGCGCATGGGCAAGAAGCTGGGCCAGCTGGGCACCCGGCTCACCGAGAACACCGAGAACCCGGTGCTCGGCACGTGGTTGTCCGCGATCACCAGCGGCGAGGCGCCGGGGACGTTCCCGGCCGGGCTGGGAGTGGTGTTCGCCGAGATGGGCTCGCCGGAGGAGGACGCCTTCGCCGTGCACCAGTACGGCGTGGCGATGACCATCCTGGGCGCCGCCCTGCGCCTGCTGCGGGTGGACCACACCACCACCCAGTCGATCCTCTTCGCGGTCAACGAGCAGGCCGCCGAGGAGTACGCCCTGGTGCGCGACCGTGCGCTCACCGACATGTGCACCTTCGCCCCGATGACCGACGTGCTCGCTGCGGTGCACGTGCAGGCCCACGTCCGGATGTTCATGAACTAGCGAGCACCAGAGGAGACACATGAAGAAGACGACGCGCATCGGTGTCGGGGGGCCCGTGGGCTCGGGCAAGACCGCGCTCATCGAGGCGATCACGCCAGAGCTGGTGAAGCGGGGCACCACCGTGCTGGTGATCACCAACGACGTGGTGACCACCGAGGACGCCAAGCACGTGCGCCGCGCCCTCAAGGGCGTGCTGGTGGAGGAGCGGATCGTGGGCGTGGAGACGGGCGCCTGCCCGCACACCGCCGTTCGCGAGGACCCGAGCATGAACCTCGCCGCGGTCGAGGACATGGAGACCCAGTTCCCGGAGACCGACGTGGTCTTCATCGAGAGCGGGGGCGACAACCTGACCCTCACGTTCAGCCCGGCCCTGGTGGACTACTTCATCTACGTCATCGACGTGGCCGCCGGCGACAAGATCCCGCGCAAGGACGGCCCCGGCATCTCGCAGTCGGACATCCTGGTGATCAACAAGACCGACCTGGCCCCCTACGTGCACGCCGACCTCGGGGTGATGGACCGGGACTCCGCGCTGATGCGGCCGGGCAAGCCCTACGTGTTCACCAACTGCATGACCGGCGAGGGCATCCAGCAGGTGGTCGAGCTGATCGACCACGGCGTGCTCTTCGACAGCAGCGACAAGGGCACCAGCAACGGGGTAGCTGCTGCCGGCACGGCGGGCCCGTGACCACCGTCGAGTCGTCCGAGGCGCTGGACGAGCTGCCCACCGAGCTGCTCGACGTGCCGGAGCTGGCCCCGTACCAGGACGAGCCGGGGCAAGCCCCGGCCGGCGGGTTCATGAAGACCGGGATCCTGCGGATGCGGTTCGCCCAGCGCGGCGACCGGTCGCTGATGACCGACTTGTACCGCAAGACGCCTCTGCTGGTGCAGCAGGCGCTGTACTGGGACCCCGTGGTGCGCGGGCTGCCGTGCGTCTACATGATCTCCACCTCCGGCTGCGTGCTGCAGGGGGACCGGCTGTACGTGCGCATCGACATGGAGCCGGGCTCGATGGCGCACGTGACCACCCAGTCGGCCACCAAGGTGCACCGGATGGATGCCAACTTCGCCTCCATGGTGCAGACGCTCACCCTGGACGAGGACTCCTACCTCGAGCTCATGCCGGGCACGCTGATCCCGCACCGAGACACCCGGTACCTGGCGCGCACCGAGGTCACCATCCACCCCACCGCCACGCTGTTGTACTCCGAGGTGGTCCTCGGCGGACGCAAGCACCACGCCGGCGGTGAGCTGTTCGTCTACGACCTGCTGTCCATGGGGATGACGGCGCGACGCCCCGACGGCGAGCACCTGTTCACCGAGAAGCTGCTGGTGGAGCCCAAGCAGCGCTCGGTGCGGCAGGCGGGCGTGATGGGCGAGCACGACGTGTTCGGCAACGTCTTCCTGCTCACCCCCGCCCACCACGCTGCCGCCGTCCTCGAGCAGGTGCCCACCGGTCCCTCCGCGGACGGACGGGTGGTGTGCGGCGCCAGCGTGCTGCCGCACCAGGCCGGGCTCGTGTTCAAGGTGCTGGGCACCGAGACCGAGCCGGTGCACGCCGCCATCCGCGAGTTCTGGCGGCTGGTGCGCCACGAGGTGCTGGACCAACCCATCCCCGACAAGCCGCTGTGGGGCTGAGCGGGCTGATCCTCACCCACCCCCAGATCCGACCTGAGGTGTGCGAATGACCGACATGCTGAGCAGCACGTGGAACAGCTGGTCCAAGGCCTACCCGGCGGTCGGCTTCCTCGACTGGAACCTCAAGGGCGCCGGGCAGGTGATGTTCCAGGGCAACGCGCTCACCGGCCTGTTCTTCCTGGCCGGCATCTTCTGGGGCGCGATCGCCGCCGACACCGTGTCGGTGGCCGTCGGCGCGGTCGTCGGGCTGGTGGTCTCCACCGTCACCGGGCTGCTGCTGAACTCCGACGACGACTCGATGGACCAAGGTCTCTACGGCTACAACGGCATCCTGGTGGGTGCGGCCTTCCCCACGTTCCTGGCCGGTGGCTGGTTGCTGTGGGTGTACCTCGTCGTGGGATCAGCGGTCTCGACCGTGGTCTTCATGGCCATCTCCGCCCAGTTCAAGAGCTGGGGCGTGTCCGCGCTGACCTTCCCGTTCAACCTGGTCAACTGGGTGTTCCTGCTCGCCGCCTTCAACTTCCTGCGCATCGAGACCTCCGGGTTGGCGTCCAACCGGCTGCCCACCCCGGTCGCCGAGGCCGACACGAGCATCGACTGGAGCTTCCAGTTCCTGTGGGACACGTTGTTCCGCAACATCGCCCAGATCTTCCTGATCGACAACACCGTCACCGGGGTGCTGTTCGTGCTCGGGCTGCTGTGCTCCTCGGCGTGGGCGGCCGGCTACGCGCTGATCGGGTCGGTGACGGCGATGATCGCGGTGCTGTCGCTGGGCGCGGACACCTCCGACGTCGCCAAGGGCCTGTACGGCTTCAGTGCAGTGCTCACCGGCATCGCCCTGGGCTGCACCTTCTACCGGCCGGGGCTGAAGTCCTTCGCCTACACCATCTTTGGGATCCTGTTCACCGTGGTGATCCACGGGACGCTCACCTCCGGCCTGCAGCCGGTGGGCCTGCCGGCCGGTACCGCGCCGTTCGTCTTTGCCACGTGGCTGTTCCTGCTGCCGCAGAAGAAGTTCGCCCCGGTGCCCCACAACAAGCCGATCGTGCACGGGGCGCTGTCCCCGGACTCACCAGGGTCGTCGGGCTCGCCGGGCGCCCAGGCGCACTGAGCAGCATCCCGCCCCTGCCCTCAGCGGTTGCGCCGAGCGGTGCCTGCGGTGGTGGGCACCCGCGGGACCGGACTCAGCCGGAGCGGCGGGCCGTGGGCGTGAAGCGGACCGGCATCTGCTCCAGCCCCGACACGAAGTTCGCCGGCCGGCGGGGCAGCGGTTCGTCGGTGGCCAGCTCCATGTCCGGCAGGCGGGCCATCAGCTGCTCGAACATCAGCCGGCCCTCCAGGCGGGCGAGCTGGTTGCCCAGGCAGAAGTGCGCGCCGAAGCCGAAGGCCAGGTGGTTGTT is from Rhodococcus sp. X156 and encodes:
- a CDS encoding nuclear transport factor 2 family protein, which codes for MTPPALTTSLVEQLLAIEEIKRLFAQRLRVMDTKQWDHYGELHTADVVSEAYVGRQVIGREALTRAIRTTLDGPTTVTSVHHGHTPEIVLDSDTTAHGTWAMEDKLWWRNGDQDELLHGFGHYHEQYRKVDGAWLISHRRLTRLRVDTTPGFYDYRSAST
- a CDS encoding 12-oxophytodienoate reductase, translated to MTSSLATSPLARPLSVRSLQLPNRVVMSPMTRQHSPGGVPGPDVLDYYRRRAAGGTGLVVTEGVAVDHHSAVDSDNVPNLHDPAALEGWRHVVEAVHAEGGRIIPQLWHVGPLWGAMNAVDSHAVSMRPSGTWGKVGRTVYPEAYIEAASVPTSAMTDDDITAVIDAFARSARNAMDVGFDGVAVHGGHGYLLDAFLWDSTNTRTDHWGGDLVSRTRFPAEVVRAIRAAIGTDAALFFRFSQHKQQDYTARTAQTPEELGVVLGALVEAGADVLDASARYFDAPAFDGSDLTLAGWAKKLTGALSMAVGSVGLTASLRDAAPALPASLDGLLERLGADEFDLVAVGRLHLADPAVAGTLVSGADLPLFNPREHLRRLY
- a CDS encoding competence/damage-inducible protein A, which encodes MSARAAVVVTGTEVLTGRVADRNGPWLAEQLRLLGVDISHTVVVGDRPGELTAALSFAVSTGVDLVITSGGLGPTADDLTAAVVGEFQGRQSRLDPQLQQRVAAIIERLSARLRWNIDAEAAAAGIRKQAMVPEGAEVLEPVGTAPGLVVPVAEGRSGPPVLVLPGPPRELQGMWPAAVASPLVRTALAERAELRQQTLRLWGVQEPELAATLRGLDDVLGDLEVTTCLRGGELEVVTRYEPDAEEAYQRLARTMADTYPHAVYSTDGSTVDDQVADLLDGRGWTIATAESCTAGLLVARLTNPPGSSVRVLGGVAAYANTVKSGVVGVPAELVEAVGAVSKEVGEALATGVRERLGADVGVGITGVAGPGGGTPEKPVGLVHLCASSPERTLSREIRVPGSRADVRERSVTVAMHLLRELLS
- a CDS encoding PLDc N-terminal domain-containing protein; protein product: MSFWEVFWYIVIVFGFIAYLVILFSIFADLFSDHETSGGAKAAWVVFLLLFPVLTSLVYLVVRGDGMAQRSRRSMQAEQQREAAYIRQVAGTSPAEQIETARRLLDADVISREEFDSLKAHALAGVRTGAGSSDAPQAPATDGAGATTDTAAGPTVSAR
- a CDS encoding urease subunit gamma; translated protein: MHLTPREMDKLTIYMVAEVAQRRKDKGLKLNHPESVAIITAAALDGAREGKTVEDVMHSAAHVLTADDVMPGVSDMIEQIQVEAVFVDGSRLVTVHNPIQ
- a CDS encoding urease subunit beta; the protein is MSNPQKSGATTEGNQAPVGGYVLREEPVELNAGRERKTVTVKNTGDRPVQVGSHFHFMEVNRALSFPRAETFGWRLDIPAGTAIRFEPGDQKDVPLVPFAGKQRVHGFNDLVNGWAPVEAGYRPRAAEAAQRAKELGFSGS
- a CDS encoding urease subunit alpha, with translation MAEISRLEYSGLFGATTGDKIRLGDTDLYVEVEQDLRVIGDEIIYGGGKTFRDGMGSDASATSENDALDLVITNVVVVDPTIGVVKADVGIKNGRIAGVGKAGNSSTMAGVTVGMTTGTGTDSISGEKMILTAAATDAHVHMIAPQQAEAALSNGITTLFGGGMGPTDGTNGTTITAGTYNLAQMLRAYEGIPINIGLCGKGNSSNPRSLAEQIINGAAGFKIHEDWGSTPSAVRACLAVADEQDVGVAIHTDTLNESGYVEDTIAAFEGRTIHTYHTEGAGGGHAPDLLRVASYNNVLPSSTNPTIPYGINSQAELFDMIMVCHNLNPKVPSDVAFAESRVRPETIGAENVLHDMGAISIISSDSQAMGRVGESFLRAIQLADAMKKARGKLPEDAAGNDNFRVLRYLAKVTINPALAWGTAHVLGSIETGKMADLVLWEPAFFGAKPKMVIKAGVPSWYAMGDPNASLPTPEPVIYRPMYGAMGKALGATTISFVSQAAMDNDIKERLELDRIVLPVRHCRELTKQDMVRNTALPDIEVDPETFAVKADGEHVYAEPAQSLALNQLHFFS
- the ureE gene encoding urease accessory protein UreE (involved in the assembly of the urease metallocenter; possible nickel donor) encodes the protein MSHTTHQSGTHQTGPAHPTQPLRVEAILGNTSDESWQRQLASATVDVLALDQWEAQKSRLRRTTEDGQEVTLSLERGAQLRDGDVLAWDEPSATAVVARIDLKDVLEVDLAGVLGQAPETVVQTCLELGHALGNQHWPAVVKGTKVYVPLTVDKAVMGSVMRTHAFEGVSHSFLPGAEVIPYLAPHEARRLFGAAAREGEGHTHDPLA
- a CDS encoding urease accessory protein UreF — its product is MTRSPETGPDAITRTMRVMEFGDSMLPIGAFSFSSGLESAVAQQEVTGPESLREYVHTATHQAATGDGVAVLQAHRAALAGDFAGVLSADHAVTVRKLNEETRLMSVRMGKKLGQLGTRLTENTENPVLGTWLSAITSGEAPGTFPAGLGVVFAEMGSPEEDAFAVHQYGVAMTILGAALRLLRVDHTTTQSILFAVNEQAAEEYALVRDRALTDMCTFAPMTDVLAAVHVQAHVRMFMN
- the ureG gene encoding urease accessory protein UreG; amino-acid sequence: MKKTTRIGVGGPVGSGKTALIEAITPELVKRGTTVLVITNDVVTTEDAKHVRRALKGVLVEERIVGVETGACPHTAVREDPSMNLAAVEDMETQFPETDVVFIESGGDNLTLTFSPALVDYFIYVIDVAAGDKIPRKDGPGISQSDILVINKTDLAPYVHADLGVMDRDSALMRPGKPYVFTNCMTGEGIQQVVELIDHGVLFDSSDKGTSNGVAAAGTAGP
- a CDS encoding urease accessory protein UreD; this encodes MTTVESSEALDELPTELLDVPELAPYQDEPGQAPAGGFMKTGILRMRFAQRGDRSLMTDLYRKTPLLVQQALYWDPVVRGLPCVYMISTSGCVLQGDRLYVRIDMEPGSMAHVTTQSATKVHRMDANFASMVQTLTLDEDSYLELMPGTLIPHRDTRYLARTEVTIHPTATLLYSEVVLGGRKHHAGGELFVYDLLSMGMTARRPDGEHLFTEKLLVEPKQRSVRQAGVMGEHDVFGNVFLLTPAHHAAAVLEQVPTGPSADGRVVCGASVLPHQAGLVFKVLGTETEPVHAAIREFWRLVRHEVLDQPIPDKPLWG
- the yut gene encoding urea transporter, which encodes MTDMLSSTWNSWSKAYPAVGFLDWNLKGAGQVMFQGNALTGLFFLAGIFWGAIAADTVSVAVGAVVGLVVSTVTGLLLNSDDDSMDQGLYGYNGILVGAAFPTFLAGGWLLWVYLVVGSAVSTVVFMAISAQFKSWGVSALTFPFNLVNWVFLLAAFNFLRIETSGLASNRLPTPVAEADTSIDWSFQFLWDTLFRNIAQIFLIDNTVTGVLFVLGLLCSSAWAAGYALIGSVTAMIAVLSLGADTSDVAKGLYGFSAVLTGIALGCTFYRPGLKSFAYTIFGILFTVVIHGTLTSGLQPVGLPAGTAPFVFATWLFLLPQKKFAPVPHNKPIVHGALSPDSPGSSGSPGAQAH